A genome region from Patescibacteria group bacterium includes the following:
- a CDS encoding WecB/TagA/CpsF family glycosyltransferase, giving the protein METISILGIKITNLDREKLLLKAKEFLAGSGQHFIVTPNPEIIMAADRDEELFYILNSADLSLGDGIGLKIASWLNGKNLPRITGADFSADLLDLAAAEKTKVGVLIWKGGLSKKNEVEDALRLKYPTLDFMVESIGRETDTIVGDKFLNYGPVIVLVGLGFPWQEKFIFHNIKKIPSAKIMMGVGGTFDFMTGRRKRALKIIRFIGMEWLWRFFFNPQVVGQKRSERIRNAIFIFPWEFIKRKIFYPFFYRHNVACLLYKKEGDKYKILIVERQNEPGHWQLPQGGTDRERLLVAGARELSEEINSDKFIAKRVFKDVYRYKFGNRPGETSMQAKTRRKHTGFKGQSQGLFIAEFTGRDEDIKINFWDHSAWKWVDSDKLVDSVHLIRKRSAQRFLKKFKEFVKQK; this is encoded by the coding sequence ATGGAAACAATCTCTATTTTAGGCATCAAAATAACAAACCTGGACAGGGAAAAACTGCTTTTGAAGGCCAAAGAATTTTTGGCCGGAAGCGGGCAGCATTTTATCGTCACTCCCAATCCGGAAATCATCATGGCCGCCGACCGCGACGAGGAGCTTTTTTATATCTTGAACAGCGCGGATTTGAGCTTGGGCGACGGGATCGGTTTGAAGATCGCCAGCTGGCTTAACGGCAAAAATTTACCGCGGATCACCGGAGCGGATTTCAGCGCTGATCTGCTTGATTTGGCAGCGGCGGAAAAGACCAAGGTCGGGGTATTGATCTGGAAAGGCGGCTTGTCGAAAAAAAATGAAGTCGAAGACGCCTTGCGCTTAAAATATCCAACGCTCGATTTTATGGTCGAGAGCATCGGCCGCGAAACTGACACGATAGTAGGCGATAAATTCTTGAATTACGGCCCAGTGATCGTTTTAGTGGGTTTAGGTTTCCCCTGGCAGGAAAAATTTATTTTTCATAATATCAAGAAAATTCCGTCGGCGAAAATCATGATGGGCGTGGGCGGCACCTTTGATTTTATGACCGGCCGCCGCAAGCGGGCGCTGAAAATAATCCGTTTCATCGGGATGGAATGGCTTTGGCGCTTTTTTTTCAATCCGCAGGTCGTGGGCCAAAAAAGATCAGAGCGGATCAGGAACGCGATCTTTATCTTTCCCTGGGAATTTATCAAAAGAAAAATTTTCTACCCGTTTTTTTATCGCCATAATGTCGCTTGTCTTTTGTACAAGAAAGAGGGGGATAAGTATAAAATTTTGATCGTCGAGCGGCAGAACGAACCGGGTCATTGGCAATTGCCCCAGGGCGGCACGGACCGGGAAAGACTGCTCGTCGCGGGAGCGAGAGAATTAAGTGAAGAGATTAATTCCGATAAATTCATCGCCAAGCGAGTTTTTAAAGATGTCTACCGCTATAAATTCGGCAATCGTCCGGGCGAAACCAGCATGCAGGCCAAGACCCGCCGCAAGCACACCGGCTTCAAAGGCCAATCACAGGGTTTATTCATCGCCGAATTCACCGGCCGCGATGAAGATATTAAGATAAATTTTTGGGATCATTCGGCCTGGAAATGGGTCGACTCTGACAAATTGGTCGATTCGGTCCATCTGATCCGCAAGCGCTCGGCCCAGCGCTTCCTTAAAAAATTCAAAGAATTCGTCAAACAGAAATAA
- the gltX gene encoding glutamate--tRNA ligase, whose amino-acid sequence MSDKIRLRFAPSPTGFLHIGSLRTVLYNYLIAKSLGGILFLRIEDTDSKREVEGAVEKLIEILDWVGIKFDEGPGSIRGTTNAAHPNENKDVGDYGPYIQSRRLDIYKKYTQELLAKGEAYPCFCTEERLIKMRADAEAMKKPPRYDRACRDLSKEEVAKRIAAGEKYVIRHKLPVAGEITVHDELRGDIKFNLVDLDDYVLIKSNGIPVYQFAVVVDDHLMETSHVVRADEWISSLPKNILLYKSFGWEAPKFIHLPLVLDKNGGKLSKRNNDVAVEDFRAKGYLPEALLNYNALLGWHPAGEKEIFSMDEAIAEFKYQDIGTSPAVFSAEKLDYLNGIYIRKKELPELIALCKPYLEENLKLTSNEHKKSDQFVGKVIALERERLKKLSEIGEHTKFFFVDNLSYDKAMLVWKKSTPESARASLEDLLKILEAIVDADWETEKIEEIVVKYIKDNNKGVGDYLWPMRVALTGEKASPSPFEMADVLGKSETIDKIKKAIAKL is encoded by the coding sequence ATGTCCGACAAAATCAGATTAAGATTCGCCCCGTCGCCGACCGGTTTTCTGCATATCGGCAGTTTGCGCACCGTGCTTTATAATTATCTGATCGCCAAATCGTTGGGCGGAATTTTATTTTTGCGCATCGAAGATACTGATTCAAAAAGAGAGGTGGAGGGCGCTGTTGAAAAATTGATTGAGATTTTGGACTGGGTCGGGATAAAATTCGATGAAGGTCCAGGATCTATCCGCGGCACTACGAATGCCGCCCATCCGAATGAGAATAAGGATGTTGGAGATTACGGCCCATACATTCAATCACGGCGTTTGGATATCTATAAAAAATACACTCAAGAATTATTGGCCAAGGGCGAGGCTTATCCTTGTTTTTGCACCGAAGAAAGATTGATTAAGATGCGCGCCGATGCCGAAGCGATGAAAAAACCGCCGCGCTATGATCGCGCTTGCCGGGACTTGAGCAAAGAAGAAGTTGCTAAAAGGATCGCGGCCGGAGAAAAATATGTCATCCGCCACAAATTGCCCGTTGCCGGAGAAATTACCGTGCATGACGAATTGCGCGGCGATATAAAATTCAATCTGGTTGATCTGGATGATTATGTTTTGATAAAATCGAACGGCATACCGGTTTATCAATTCGCCGTGGTTGTCGATGATCATCTGATGGAAACAAGCCATGTCGTCCGCGCCGATGAATGGATATCGTCTTTGCCGAAAAATATTTTGCTTTACAAATCTTTCGGCTGGGAAGCGCCGAAATTCATCCACTTGCCTTTGGTTTTGGATAAGAACGGCGGAAAATTGAGCAAGCGCAATAATGATGTTGCCGTGGAAGATTTCCGCGCCAAGGGTTATCTGCCGGAAGCTTTGCTGAATTACAACGCGCTTTTGGGCTGGCATCCTGCCGGCGAGAAGGAAATTTTTTCCATGGATGAGGCAATCGCGGAATTCAAATATCAGGATATCGGGACTAGCCCGGCGGTTTTCAGCGCGGAAAAGCTGGATTATCTGAACGGAATCTATATCCGCAAGAAGGAATTGCCGGAATTGATCGCTTTGTGCAAACCGTATCTGGAAGAGAATCTTAAATTAACCTCTAATGAACATAAAAAATCCGATCAATTCGTCGGCAAGGTCATCGCCTTGGAACGCGAACGGCTGAAAAAATTGTCCGAAATAGGGGAGCATACCAAATTCTTTTTTGTGGACAATCTGTCATACGATAAAGCGATGCTGGTTTGGAAAAAATCAACGCCCGAAAGCGCGCGCGCTTCGTTGGAAGATTTATTGAAAATTTTGGAGGCAATCGTTGATGCCGATTGGGAAACGGAAAAAATAGAGGAGATCGTGGTTAAATATATCAAAGATAATAATAAAGGGGTGGGGGATTATCTCTGGCCGATGCGCGTGGCGCTAACCGGCGAAAAAGCCAGCCCTTCGCCGTTTGAGATGGCCGATGTTTTAGGCAAGTCCGAAACCATCGATAAAATAAAGAAGGCGATCGCAAAACTTTAA